The Opisthocomus hoazin isolate bOpiHoa1 chromosome 2, bOpiHoa1.hap1, whole genome shotgun sequence genomic interval TGGTTGTTTTTCATGTTGCTTACCGAGAGAACAGAGAGAAACACCACAACCAGAAACTTTATAGAAGTTCAGGGGAGCCAGATGGTGGATTGCTGTGCACTTACCTTGTCAgccttattttaaaaacaggattTGAAATAGTTTTCCTTGTTCTGTTTTATAAATTGTACAATGGTTTCAAAGTACCACGTCTTGTGAAATGTGACATAAGACCCTGTCCCAATACTGTAGACTGCTATATTTCCAGACCCACAGAGAAGACGATTTTCCTCTATTTTCTGGTGGCAACTTCATGCCTGTGCATTGTATTAAATCTAAGTGAACTGAGTTATCTCATTTTCAAATACTCCATAAAATGTTATCTGAAGAGATACATCAAGAAACGTCATGGCTCAAAAAGTGATTGCCACAAATCAGAACTCATCAGTCAGAACAGACCAGCAGCTCCCCGTCCTTGCCCTCTGAATATACAAGATGAATGTGAAAAATGTTCCCTGTTGACTTGAGAGAAAGTTAGAGATCACCTTCCCTACAGGGGAAGCTGGGTTTGACGAACTGCTTCTTCAATCAGTGCTTTACAGAACTGAAAGGATAGTTACGTAGGAAATACTTTTTCTCTATTAATTCTCCCTTACTTAAGCAGATAAATTCAGTCACATTATGTATAGGATATATAGAATTATATAGATCTTTTAATGTTGAAACAAGAGGTGTAGAAGTCTGAAAATTCCATGAAGTTTTAATATAAATACAGATGCTTATGATAAGTCATGCTGAAACAATTGCTCAAACAGTTGTGTTTTGAATATTACACAGAATTGCTTTGGTACAAGCAGAAAGAGGCTTTTTATATGCAGAGTTCAAGAACATGGGATTGATTTAAGACGCTGAACAGTAAGGGGGTGTACAGCCTTTGTCAGGTGAGTGGATACGGTAACTGTTGAAATAGCAATCGGAAAGCGCTGGCGTACAGTGGCTGCTGGTGTTTTGAAGTGAGCTGGATGGTCATAAGCCCACTCCACTGGACTACCGTAAAACATctcgaaaaaagaaaaaaataagatgagGTAGACACATCTAGTTTAGCCCATGGTGATAAAGACAGACCTGGTTATTTAGCTATTTATTGAGCACCTCCTTCTGGAGGTATCTGAGCCCTTTACAGTTTTAGGGTCTTCATCATCAGAACCCATCCTGTAAGCAAAGGTACTGGCCCAAGTTTGTGCAGGCAGCATacgccagagcagagagttaATGCCTGGTCACCTGCACCGGGCTGCTCCCGAGTCATTAGACTTTGCTTCTGTTCTGTGGTTGTGGCATTTAAGGGAAAAGATCATTCCCAGTTTTCTAGTATCCAAGTAGAGCAATGTCAACCGCACAGCATGGCAAAACAGTAGCCAGTAGTCCTAGCATTCAGTAGCTTGGAACCAGGTCCCTTTAGTAAGGCTGAGAATACTGCTCCTCCTTCAGTAGATTTCTCTGCCGTAGAAGAACATGGGAAATCTAAAAATACGAAAAGCTTCCAGCAGAGGCAAAGTGAAAAAGAGTCACCTATTCCCTCCCTGCACAGTTCAGAATATTAAACACCACACACCTCTGCTCTTTGCTATGGGTGTCTCTCAGGCTGACAGGAAAGGGATGGAAATCAGCTACGATGTGTCTTCTGTTGAACCTAGACTCCCAAGATGATAGAAATTAGTGCCTAAAATGACTTATTTCAGGGTAGCTTTGTTCTCTTTCCATTGCTGGGATGAAAGACCTTTGGACATATATCAGTACTGAGCCTGATCAAAATACACTCTTCAGAGAAAAACACCGCCTGCAATAAGGGGAGCTGCCTGACTGTTGAGCTGATTTTATTGTTCACgccaggatgaagaggaggaaacAGTAGCAAAAACATGTGAACTATTATAGCTGCCTGAATGTTGAACCAATTTTATTGTTTGTGCCAAGACAAAGAGTAGGAAACCATAGCAAAAGCATGTTAACTGttttttcactcaaaaaaaacccccagcttcGGTTACAAAGCATTACTTTTATGAGTCCTGGGGTAGCAGTTACGGAATTAAGAACTAATGAATAAACTATGTGCTTTTGTCTGTGATTTTCAAgcttttttcctaaaacaaaCCTGCTTTTATAAAAGGTGAAAATATATTTGCTGCTGAACTTAGAGCGACAGCAATCCCTCAGATATTAGCCACAGCTTGTGGCCAGTTAAAGTCTTACATCTTGAGTAATGCTGCATCCGCATACGTCGAGGCAACACACTTCACACAGTTGGGAACATTTTCTGTTAAACCTCTACATGCACAGAATGCGGCTTGTGACAGAAATGCAGTCAGAAATTCTTTTGCTGCTACTGGACAAAACCCACCAAGAAGCCCATGAAGCAAAACGACTGCCCGCCAGCCCTGTGTAACTCTGACGGCCACAGTTTGAGTGACCGAGAGCAAAACCCCAAATTATCCTGGCTCTTTTGTACCCTAATGTATCATTTTTTAAGACAAGGGCAACTCTATCAAAATAAGAAATGCTTccaaaattactgttttttaattattgagGACAGATTTTAAGACAGCACATTaatgaaaaagtatttgtttttttaaagtaaggtttatttgagagaaaacaaagagaagcaAACACAGTTTAGCCAACACAGGTTTCTGATTAAATTTGTGCCTTAGCTGCTCTCTAATAAAAAAAGTGTATTAAGTCAGGGCTTGAAGGGTTTTAGAGCATCCGCTGAAGATCTGCGGCTGGTCAGAGCTTCCCGCTTAGACCGAAAATTCTCCTGTGAAACAGTAACTTTAATTCTTTGGAAAGTATATTCAAGGTTTTATTTCCAATTCCTATCTTCAACAGCCATGAAATGATAAACAAATTCCAAAGTCAACAGGTTTCAAGTCTCGGAGGACACTTCAGTTTTGACAAAGCCAGTACCTTACATgagaaatattctgaaaaattaTTACGGACCAACTCTGTGTAACCCCCTACTCACTCGTAGCAAACCGACAAGTGGCTTTTACACCATGTGCTGCAGAACTAGAAGAGCGTTTGACAGAGCCACTATTGAAAAGGAAGTGAACATCACACAAGGAAGCTCTGTCAGATTTTACTTAACCTGAGAGAACAGAAACAACCTCACCCACTTTCTAAACCCTTGCTCTTCGCAAGCATTTGGTTTTTCACTGGCTCCTTCCCTTCCACAGCCCTTTCCCCGCCTTTATACTCCTTTGTGCTCTGGTTTAAGTTTcactcatccatccatccctgAAGTCgtttgcttttacatttttgGTTCAAATGAGCTTGTAGTCTCAGTCCCTAAACTAAAGGTTTAAGGGCTTTTTTGTGTATTCAACTTCCACGTCACTcaaacagacaaaataaaaaaaaagattcaagtgctatgtttttttcctttttgaagcgTAAAACTACAGTCTCCTCAAGCACATAGCAATTGGTAGGAAGCTGACCTGAGCCCATACTGTAATGAAGAAGTAGCAAGACCACTCCGTGCACATTCATACAAAACTATTTACCTTATATTTCAAAACGTGTCTGCAAACACTAAAAGATCCAAAACCTACATAGATcctaattttctttaaaacttagGTAATCTCCTTGCCTTCTGACACAtgatgtttggggaaaaaaaaaggggtcacagaaaaaaatatttccctattTGCTGATAGTTTCCTCCTTCTACTGCCATCCCCAGTACCCCCGGCccttcttcccacctctccaacAGGACCATCTTCTTCACACCCGAGGCTCCAGCCAGGGGCAAGCACAGTAGGAGCAggagctcctccagcctggggggCCTAAACCTCGGGGTAGTGTGGCCCTGCCTGCGCAGCTGGGAGCCCCAACCAACTAATTCTTTGGCACAGAAACTAATTGCAAGAATCCTGCTTTTTCTCACCTGAACCAATGACTGTTTTTCTGTCTCAGTTCCACAAGCATCGCTCCCTCGCTATCCAACAGCCACAGACGGGACATCCCAGCAGAATGCTCTAGGACCGACTGTCCCCCTACCCTGCTGAGAACGGCCACCCCAAAACATGTGAGGACAAACCCAGTAGTACTCTTATTCACACTGAATTAGGGCTCAGACAACAGTTAACCCTAAGAGAGGCTGACTGTCAGCTTAAAGATGTCTTTCAATCACAAACCAGCCCGTACTCTGCATCCAGACTGATTTAGCTGCTTCCCCATCAGTGACAACTGCTGCTTTACTCAGCACATTCCTGATGGTGACGAGGAGTGTAAAAGCAAGCATCTTGGCTCAAACGCACCACAGTGCATGCGTGAcatgtctggaggacagagacacaggggaggaaagagaagggagaggagatggcCCCAGGTGCCGGGGCAGCCACCAGGCTgaggtgctgctggtggagctgggcTCAGCCACCCTGGAGCCCCtgtcccgccggcagccccaggggCACGGCTCCAGACTCCAGAGGAACTGTCAGCTCAGGCAGGCTGGCACAGCTACAGCAGGAGCTATTATACATCACTCCAGTTAAAATATCTAAATGCAAATACCAGATTTACTTCCTCGGGCACTTTTGTAAGTGGCTTTGCCAAACCACAGTGCCCTCTGCAGTCCATGACATCTTAAATCAGACCCTGCTTTCGGTCCCCCCTTTaagtttaaaatactttttttaaaaaggaaaaaaacccccaaccataTTAGGTTACCTGTTGACCCCATACTAGGTTACCTGTTGGACAGGCTGTCAATACCCACGTAAAAGGGAGCGTGCCATGGAAGGCACTGACTATATTGGTACAGCACCCACTTTAATTGCATTAGTTGGGACAAGAATGAGACAATATCAAAAATCTCATTTCTCAGAAATTTAAATCCTATATTCAGATCCAAACCAGAAATTATTTCCTAGACACTTGTgacattggatttttttttttgttttaaaatagcgTTCTAGTATAGCCCTGTGTAGCTAAATAGTTGCATGCTATTCTCAGTCTAAAAACTGCAAATGATGCAGTGTCTATTATTGGGAAT includes:
- the GJB7 gene encoding gap junction beta-7 protein, translating into MSWACLCDLMSGVNKYSTGIGRIWIAVVFIFRLLLYIVAAESIWKYEHDEFECNIRQPGCENVCFDHFFPVSHIRLWDLQLIMVSTPSLLVVFHVAYRENREKHHNQKLYRSSGEPDGGLLCTYLVSLILKTGFEIVFLVLFYKLYNGFKVPRLVKCDIRPCPNTVDCYISRPTEKTIFLYFLVATSCLCIVLNLSELSYLIFKYSIKCYLKRYIKKRHGSKSDCHKSELISQNRPASAEGACAINRAQPPSLSVRSQSHFPFRKCLVYSVFNGMA